The sequence below is a genomic window from Deltaproteobacteria bacterium.
AGAAATCCTGGACCTTCGCTGGAAGAACGTTGATCTCAAGAGGCGGCTGTTTGTGTTCAAGGGAGAAAAGTCCAATGGCCGTGAGAGGGCGGTTGCCTTGGCTCCAGAGGTTGTCGAGGTCTTATCGAGAAGGCCCAGGGGACTACCGGGTGTTAAGCTGTTTCATTTGAAGATGTACCAGGTCGAGGGAGCCTGGGGGCGAGCCTGCAAGAAGGTTGGGGTTAAGGATGCCAAAATCCACGACTTGAGGCGTACAAGATGTACTATCTGGCATAAGGAAGAGGGCCTGCCACAAGACCTTATCATGTCCATGAGCGGGCACAGGACGGATTCAATGTTTCGGCGGTACCAGATTACCAGTACCGAGTTTGTGGAGTCTTTGGCCCGGAAGTGGGCAGAACAGAAAGGAGGAAATAGGAATGGAGAAACAAACTCTTGATGACAAGGGCTATTGGAGTTACCCCGCTCTAGTGGACAGGTTAGGGCTTTCGGTTTCAAGTGAGGCTTTGTACCTCCTTTCGTAATTCAGAGGGGAGAAATAGTCAATTCCTGAATGTCTACGGGAAGGGTTATACCAGCCTTCGATGAACTCAAAGACCGCCATGCGGCCCTCGGTCTGAGTGCGGAAGCTGGTCCGGTCGAGCAGTTCACAC
It includes:
- a CDS encoding IS3 family transposase, whose product is MRAGSCLCSSVGAVSFFATLECELLDRTSFRTQTEGRMAVFEFIEGWYNPSRRHSGIDYFSPLNYERRYKASLETESPNLSTRAG